GAAATTTATGAAGAAAAATTTGATGGGATATTTATTTTTATCGGTTTGTTACCCGAAACTAGTTTTTTAGATATAACAAAATTTGAAACTGATGAATATGGATTTATAGTTACAGATGAAAATATGGAAACAAAAATCGAAGGAGTATATGCTATAGGTGACGTGAGACATAAAAATGTCAGACAAATAGTAACTGCAGTTTCTGATGGAGCAATAGCAGCTTCCCATGCTGTTAGAGAACGTATAGATCAGTCACAAAGTAAACTAAAAATTTAAATTTATTATCTTGACAAATAAAAATTAAGATTGTATAATATATTAGACCTTAACTCAGTTAGGGAATTTCTTTTCTCTTTCTTGGTTAAAGGAATTTTATAGGAGGTTTTAGAGATATGTCAAGAGGATTAGACCCTGAAAAAAAAGAGCAAGTTATTGAAGAATTTAAGATAAGCGATAAAGATACTGGTTCTATTGAAGTTCAGGTTGCTTTACTAACTGCGCGAATAAAACATTTAACAGAACATTTAAAAAATCACCCTAAAGATTATCACACTAGACGAGGCTTGATGACGATGGTCGGAAAAAGGAGAAAGATGTTAAAATATTTAAGGAAAAATAAACCTTTAGTTTATCAAGAAATAATAAATAAATTAGGTATAAGGGGATAATTTTAATAAAAAATAAAAAGCGGGGCTAACAGCTCCGTTTTATTTTTATAAGGACTTTAGAAAAGATAATTTTCTAAAAGTAGAATTTTGAATTTAAAACAGGTCCAGGGCAGAACCCTCTCCCTTCTTCAGTATAAAGTAGAGAGTACATTAAAAAATATCATCGCCTTTACAAATAAAGTTTTTAAAAAAAGTTTTTGAATTTTAAAAGGGTCCAGGGCGGAGCCCCCCTCCTTTTCTCAGCATAAAGTACAGAGTACATTAAAAAACATCGTTGACTTTAGAAATAAAGTTTTTAAAAAAAGCTTTTGAATTTTAAACGGGTCCAGGGCAGAGCCTTCTCCCTTTTCAGTATAAAGTAGAGAGTACATTAAAAAACATCGTTGACTTTACAAATAAAGTTTTTAAAAAAAGTTTTTGAATTTTAAAAGGGTCCAGGGCGGAGCCCCCCTCTTTCGCTACACGTAGCGAAAAAGTTAAAAAATTAGGAATCAATGAGAGTTAGAACTGAAGAAGTATTTTGTAAAAAAATCAATTCTAAAACATATATATAATAAGGATTTTAGAATTTCTAAATTGAGTATTATCTTTAGTTATGGAGGTGAAAGAATGAAAATTTGGGAAAAAGAGATTTTTGGTCGAAAGTTACGTATCGAACATGGGAAGGTTGCCAAACAATCCTTAGGTTCGATAATGCTAACTTTCAATGATTCAACGATATTAGTAACTTCTGATGCATCCGAAGAGCCGATAAAAGGTACAGATTTTTTTCCTTTGACGGTTGAATTTCAGGAAAAATTTTATGCGGTGGGTAAAATTCCAGGAGGATTCATTAAAAGAGAAGGAAAACCAAGTGATGAAGCAATACTTGCAGCCAGGCTTATAGATAGACCTATAAGACCTTTATTTCCAGAAAATTTCTACAATGAAGTACAGATAATAGTAACAGTTTTTTCTATGCTAAATGATGACAGCATAGAAACATGGGGAATTACTGGTGCATCATTGGCATTAAACCTTTCTCCTATTCCGTTCAATGGTTTAGTTGCAGGTGTTAGAATAGGGTATGTTGATGGGCAATTCATAGTTTTTCCAAATCAACAAGAGCTTAAAAAGTCAAAAATGGACATGGTTGTAGCTGGTACAAAAGATGCTATAACAATGGTTGAAGGTGAATCTTTAGAGGTTACAGAAGAAGAAATGGTAGAAGCATTGATGTTTGCTCATGAAAAGATCAAAGAAATAATTAGTTTCGAAGAAGAAATTATTTCAGAAATTAATGTTGAAAAATGGGAAGTGAAACAACTAGAGGTTCCTAATGAGTTTATAAACGATTATCTTTCTCTGTTGAATGAAGAAGAGTTAAAAAATGTTTTACTTACAACAGGTAAGAAAAATAGAGACAAAGCTTTATCTCAATATAAAGATAAAATAAAAAAAGAATTTGAAGAAAAGTTTTTAGAAAAATGGAGCGAAGCTTTTTATCTTGAAAAAAGTTATTTTTTGAGTAAAGCTTTCGAAGATAAAGTTCAAGAATTAATGCGAAAGATGATAATTGATGAAAATCGACGAGTTGATGGAAGAACTATAGATGATATAAGGGATATATCTTGTGAAGTTGGTTTGATTCCACGGGTACATGGATCTGCTCTTTTTACAAGAGGAGAAACACAATCCCTTGCTGTAGTAACTTTAGGAGCACCAATGGATGTCCAATTGGTGGATACAATATTTAGTGATGAAGAAAAACGATTTATGCTTCATTATAACTTTCCTCCCTTTTCAACTGGCGAAGTCAAAAGATTGAGAGGCGTTAGTCGAAGAGAAATAGGGCACGGCCATTTGGCAGAAAGAGCTCATAAAAATTTGATACCAAGTGATGAAGAATTTCCTTATACTATAAGAGTAGTATCTGAAATCTTAGAATCAAACGGTTCTTCCTCAATGGCAAGTGTTTGTTCAGCTTCTTTA
This genomic interval from Petrotoga sp. 9PWA.NaAc.5.4 contains the following:
- the rpsO gene encoding 30S ribosomal protein S15, with amino-acid sequence MSRGLDPEKKEQVIEEFKISDKDTGSIEVQVALLTARIKHLTEHLKNHPKDYHTRRGLMTMVGKRRKMLKYLRKNKPLVYQEIINKLGIRG
- a CDS encoding polyribonucleotide nucleotidyltransferase, which gives rise to MKIWEKEIFGRKLRIEHGKVAKQSLGSIMLTFNDSTILVTSDASEEPIKGTDFFPLTVEFQEKFYAVGKIPGGFIKREGKPSDEAILAARLIDRPIRPLFPENFYNEVQIIVTVFSMLNDDSIETWGITGASLALNLSPIPFNGLVAGVRIGYVDGQFIVFPNQQELKKSKMDMVVAGTKDAITMVEGESLEVTEEEMVEALMFAHEKIKEIISFEEEIISEINVEKWEVKQLEVPNEFINDYLSLLNEEELKNVLLTTGKKNRDKALSQYKDKIKKEFEEKFLEKWSEAFYLEKSYFLSKAFEDKVQELMRKMIIDENRRVDGRTIDDIRDISCEVGLIPRVHGSALFTRGETQSLAVVTLGAPMDVQLVDTIFSDEEKRFMLHYNFPPFSTGEVKRLRGVSRREIGHGHLAERAHKNLIPSDEEFPYTIRVVSEILESNGSSSMASVCSASLALMDAGIPIKKHVAGIAMGLVFEEDNFVVLTDILGMEDHLGDMDFKVAGTRDGITAFQMDVKTSKVNKEVLQTALEKAKIARNKILDKMYETMQEPKKELSPYVPIIKVTNIPISKIGEVIGPGGRTIKEISEIYGVEIFIEKDGKIKVTGNDKNKVNEAIKHIQDMTAEVEKGKIFEGTVKRIEKYGIFVEVLPGKVGMLHVSNLQDKLDAFKIGDKVKVEVLSLEDQGKFQLKQLKEE